In one Desulfoferula mesophila genomic region, the following are encoded:
- a CDS encoding MBL fold metallo-hydrolase, translated as MELIFLGTGGAWGLPEHRCPCATCRHLRAIGESRTRTSLWLDGPARLLIDPGPDLRAQLMREDLPRPDAVLITHEHGDHYLGLDELLCFRRAVPPGDWQPIPVYATASAWEQIEPRFGYLLGSLLEKRLAVPGEELIGSPFGPALAARPVKTYHGAMAKGAVGYVLTLATDQGPLRLGYTSDLLRVEAPQGFAGLDLLVCQSHFVHEPQENRANHLSLQRALPLLAAWRPKRVYLAHLSCQDFVPGDEPANAILKKYAPGDPLKDPKGEPYPVPRDQASWQALAQRVFADQGLGMPVTVAHDGLRVPLP; from the coding sequence ATGGAGTTGATTTTTCTGGGCACCGGCGGGGCCTGGGGCCTGCCGGAGCACCGCTGCCCCTGCGCCACCTGCCGCCATCTGCGCGCCATCGGCGAAAGCCGCACCCGCACCAGCCTGTGGCTCGACGGCCCGGCCCGTCTGCTCATCGACCCCGGACCGGACCTGCGGGCCCAGCTCATGCGCGAGGACCTGCCCCGGCCCGACGCGGTGCTCATCACCCACGAGCACGGCGACCACTATCTAGGCCTGGACGAACTCTTGTGCTTCCGCCGGGCCGTGCCGCCGGGGGACTGGCAACCCATCCCGGTCTACGCCACGGCCTCGGCCTGGGAGCAGATCGAGCCCCGTTTCGGCTACCTGTTGGGCAGCCTTCTGGAAAAGCGCCTGGCCGTGCCGGGGGAGGAACTCATTGGCTCGCCCTTTGGCCCCGCGCTGGCCGCCCGCCCGGTAAAAACCTATCACGGCGCCATGGCTAAGGGCGCGGTGGGCTACGTGCTCACCCTGGCCACCGATCAGGGTCCCCTGCGCCTGGGCTACACCAGCGACCTGCTGCGGGTGGAGGCCCCCCAGGGCTTCGCGGGCCTGGACCTCCTTGTGTGCCAGAGCCACTTCGTGCACGAGCCCCAGGAGAACCGGGCCAACCACCTGAGCCTGCAACGGGCCTTGCCGCTGCTCGCCGCCTGGCGACCGAAGCGGGTCTACCTGGCCCACCTCTCCTGTCAGGACTTCGTCCCCGGCGACGAGCCCGCCAACGCCATCCTTAAAAAATACGCTCCCGGCGATCCCCTCAAGGACCCCAAAGGCGAGCCCTATCCCGTACCCCGCGACCAGGCCTCCTGGCAGGCCCTGGCCCAGCGGGTCTTCGCGGACCAGGGCCTGGGCATGCCGGTAACCGTGGCCCACGACGGGCTCCGGGTACCCCTGCCATGA
- a CDS encoding thermonuclease family protein yields the protein MRRAAISRGGAFLLCLLCLALPARAGGFSAEVARVNDGDTLTIHYQGKTELVRFIGVDAPETSHSKSLARKAKNAGRSATQEAQAGAASRQALLKMVAVGDTVRLKEGRPQSHKRDRYGRLLAFVYIADGRMLNQEMIAQGWAKAYRSFNYRHKSAFMNAESEARWERRGLWAPGEAYYLERRTGDTPFRLNSKP from the coding sequence ATGAGGCGCGCGGCGATATCCCGAGGCGGCGCGTTCCTGCTGTGCCTGCTCTGCCTGGCCCTGCCGGCCCGGGCCGGGGGCTTCAGCGCCGAGGTGGCCCGGGTCAACGACGGCGACACCCTCACCATCCACTATCAGGGCAAGACCGAACTGGTGCGCTTCATCGGGGTGGACGCGCCGGAGACGTCCCACAGCAAGTCCCTGGCCCGCAAGGCCAAGAACGCCGGGCGCAGCGCCACCCAGGAGGCCCAGGCGGGCGCGGCCAGCCGCCAGGCCCTGCTAAAGATGGTGGCGGTGGGCGACACGGTGCGCCTCAAGGAAGGGCGGCCCCAGAGCCACAAGCGCGACCGTTACGGCCGCCTGCTGGCCTTCGTGTATATCGCCGACGGGCGGATGCTCAACCAGGAGATGATCGCCCAGGGCTGGGCCAAGGCCTACCGGTCCTTTAATTACCGGCACAAAAGCGCCTTCATGAATGCGGAAAGCGAGGCCCGCTGGGAGCGGCGGGGGCTGTGGGCCCCTGGAGAGGCCTATTATCTGGAACGCAGGACCGGGGACACCCCCTTCAGGCTCAACTCCAAGCCGTAG
- a CDS encoding YkgJ family cysteine cluster protein yields MTDQQQMTQRLERARQAGPGALAQACAALLAEARGVDSAAAARAVGHDRALAGLIAEAAPAARLAACLADLARAKRCLGCATCCRASSPTLYAEDLPRLKAVGLGWESLVTLRAGERVHSARLGGLQTLERELIKLRERGGSCAWLGGGGCRIYEQRPLQCRWLECWSGRHAGQLEERPRLSRAELLADDPTALALAKEYEVKLPAEALHQALAQVARGRDQAPALSLLELDHHLRQAIAERYGYRPQALYLVLGRPAVEVAANYGLELSLKGVSPVLRSR; encoded by the coding sequence TTGACCGACCAGCAACAGATGACCCAGCGGCTGGAGCGGGCCCGCCAGGCGGGGCCCGGCGCCCTGGCCCAGGCCTGCGCCGCTCTGCTGGCCGAGGCCAGGGGGGTGGATTCGGCCGCCGCCGCCCGCGCCGTGGGCCACGACCGCGCGCTAGCCGGGCTCATCGCCGAGGCGGCCCCGGCCGCCCGCCTGGCCGCCTGCCTGGCCGACCTGGCCCGGGCAAAGCGCTGCCTGGGCTGCGCCACCTGCTGCCGCGCCTCCAGCCCCACCCTCTATGCCGAGGACCTGCCCCGCCTCAAGGCCGTCGGGCTGGGATGGGAGAGCCTGGTCACCCTGCGGGCCGGGGAGCGGGTGCACTCCGCCCGCCTGGGGGGCTTGCAAACCCTGGAGCGGGAGTTGATCAAGCTGCGGGAGCGGGGTGGCAGTTGCGCCTGGCTGGGAGGGGGCGGCTGCCGCATCTACGAGCAGCGTCCCTTGCAATGCCGCTGGCTGGAGTGCTGGTCCGGGCGTCACGCCGGGCAACTGGAGGAGCGCCCCCGCCTGAGCCGGGCGGAACTTTTGGCCGACGACCCCACCGCCCTGGCCCTGGCCAAGGAGTACGAGGTGAAGCTGCCCGCCGAGGCGCTGCACCAGGCCCTGGCCCAGGTGGCCCGGGGCAGGGATCAGGCTCCGGCCCTGAGCCTCTTGGAGCTGGATCACCACCTGCGCCAGGCCATCGCCGAGCGCTACGGCTACCGCCCCCAGGCGCTGTACTTGGTGCTGGGCCGCCCGGCCGTTGAGGTGGCGGCCAACTACGGCTTGGAGTTGAGCCTGAAGGGGGTGTCCCCGGTCCTGCGTTCCAGATAA
- a CDS encoding histidinol phosphate phosphatase domain-containing protein: MIDLHTHTLFSDGELLPAELAQRAQVLGLEALAFTDHADMSNLEMVLPRLLAAAAELDRHHAMRLLAGVELTHLPPALIGPYTQKARAMGAQIVVVHGESPVEPVAPGTNRAAIEAGVDILAHPGMITPEECALAADKGVMLEISARGGHSLGNGRVASLGRAAGAGLVINTDSHAPRDLIDHAYAQRVGRFAGLSGEEVEQCFARSRALVERALGVNV; encoded by the coding sequence ATGATCGATCTGCACACCCACACCTTGTTCAGCGACGGCGAGCTCCTGCCCGCCGAGCTGGCCCAGCGGGCCCAGGTCTTGGGCCTGGAGGCCCTGGCCTTCACCGACCACGCGGACATGAGCAACCTGGAGATGGTTTTGCCCCGCCTGCTGGCCGCGGCGGCGGAGTTGGACCGCCACCACGCCATGCGCCTGCTGGCCGGGGTGGAGCTGACCCACCTGCCGCCGGCGCTCATTGGCCCCTATACCCAAAAGGCCCGGGCCATGGGGGCCCAGATCGTGGTGGTGCACGGCGAGAGCCCGGTGGAGCCGGTGGCGCCGGGCACCAACCGGGCGGCCATCGAGGCCGGGGTGGACATCCTGGCCCATCCGGGGATGATCACCCCCGAGGAATGCGCCCTGGCCGCCGACAAGGGGGTTATGCTCGAGATCAGCGCCCGGGGCGGGCACAGCCTGGGCAACGGCCGGGTGGCCTCCCTGGGGCGAGCCGCCGGGGCGGGCCTGGTGATCAACACCGATTCCCACGCCCCCCGCGATCTCATCGACCACGCCTACGCCCAAAGGGTGGGACGCTTTGCCGGACTGAGCGGGGAGGAGGTGGAGCAGTGCTTCGCCCGCTCGCGGGCCCTGGTGGAGCGGGCCCTGGGGGTCAACGTCTAG
- a CDS encoding bifunctional nuclease family protein, producing the protein MIHMKVQGLTIDPATNSPIIILQELTGERTLPIWIGLLEATAIASELEKVTFSRPMTHDLALSLITHMGRKILKVEVTALQDNTFYAQLYLQDAAGEVSTVDSRPSDAIALALRAQAPILVAEEVLATAAASPAQGDKEWKDLLESMDPEDFGKYKM; encoded by the coding sequence ATGATCCATATGAAGGTACAGGGATTGACCATCGATCCGGCCACCAACAGCCCCATCATAATTTTGCAGGAGCTGACCGGCGAGCGCACCTTGCCCATCTGGATCGGCCTGCTGGAGGCCACCGCCATTGCCAGCGAACTGGAAAAGGTAACCTTTTCCCGGCCCATGACCCACGACCTGGCCTTGAGCCTGATAACCCACATGGGCCGCAAGATTCTCAAGGTGGAGGTCACCGCGCTCCAGGACAACACCTTTTACGCCCAACTGTATTTGCAGGACGCCGCCGGAGAGGTGAGCACCGTGGACTCGCGGCCCTCGGACGCCATCGCCCTGGCCCTCAGGGCCCAGGCTCCTATCTTGGTGGCCGAGGAGGTGTTGGCCACCGCCGCCGCGTCCCCGGCCCAGGGTGACAAGGAGTGGAAGGACCTGCTGGAGTCCATGGACCCCGAGGACTTCGGCAAATATAAGATGTAA